One genomic segment of Coffea arabica cultivar ET-39 chromosome 6e, Coffea Arabica ET-39 HiFi, whole genome shotgun sequence includes these proteins:
- the LOC113692510 gene encoding cytokinin riboside 5'-monophosphate phosphoribohydrolase LOG7, producing MEEEKRSRFKRICVYCGSCSGKKASYQEAAVELGKELVERRIDLVYGGGSVGLMGLVSQAVHDGGRHVLGVIPRTLMPREITGEKIGEVRAVSDMHQRKAEMVRQADAFIALPGGYGTLEELLEVITWAQLGIHRKPVGLLNVDGYYNSLLSFIDKAVDEGFISPTARRIIVSAPTAKELVRELEEYVPEYDEITSKLTWEEMDRLNNYVPGSGIPI from the exons ATGGAGGAAGAGAAAAGATCGAGGTTCAAGAGAATATGTGTCTACTGCGGAAGCTGTTCAGGCAAGAAAGCCAGCTATCAAGAGGCTGCTGTTGAGTTGGGAAAAGAACTG GTGGAGAGAAGGATTGATTTGGTATATGGAGGTGGAAGCGTGGGTCTGATGGGTCTTGTTTCGCAGGCAGTTCATGATGGCGGGCGCCATGTCCTAGG AGTCATCCCAAGGACTCTCATGCCAAGAGAG ATAACTGGTGAGAAAATTGGGGAAGTGAGAGCCGTGTCCGATATGCATCAGAGGAAGGCTGAGATGGTCAGGCAAGCAGATGCTTTCATTGCCCTTCCTG GTGGATATGGTACATTAGAAGAACTGCTTGAAGTCATCACATGGGCTCAGCTTGGCATCCACCGTAAACCC GTGGGGCTTCTGAATGTTGATGGTTACTACAATTCCTTGTTGTCTTTTATTGATAAGGCCGTGGATGAAGGCTTTATCTCTCCAACTGCACGTCGCATAATCGTGTCTGCTCCTACGGCCAAGGAGTTGGTCAGAGAGCTTGAG GAATATGTTCCGGAGTATGATGAGATCACATCGAAATTGACCTGGGAGGAGATGGATAGACTTAATAATTACGTACCGGGCTCTGGAATTCCTATATAA